A part of Leishmania infantum JPCM5 genome chromosome 13 genomic DNA contains:
- a CDS encoding putative 60S ribosomal protein L18: MGVDLTGISKKSRVIRHHTYSTNPYIKLLIKLYKFLAKRTSSGFNKVVYQRLIKSRSNRAPISLSRIAVVMKRKAVFTAKSKAAPIAVVVGDVLDDVRMARIPAMRVCALRFSKSARQSIVAAGGECLTFDQLAMIAPTGKNTYLLRGRKSGRESVRHFGASGVPGSHSKPYATNRGKETKRGRRTGRSYKRKAFRHV; this comes from the coding sequence atGGGCGTCGATCTGACTGGTATCTCCAAGAAGAGTCGTGTGATTCGCCATCACACGTACTCGACGAACCCCTACATCAAGCTGCTGATCAAGCTGTATAAGTTCCTCGCGAAGCGCACAAGCTCTGGCTTCAACAAGGTCGTGTACCAGCGCCTGATCAAGAGCCGCAGCAACCGCGCCCCGATATCGCTGagccgcatcgccgtcgtcatgAAGCGCAAGGCTGTCTTCACCGCGAAGAGCAAGGCAGCCCCGATCGCCGTCGTGGTCGGTGACGTCCTGGATGATGTGCGCATGGCCCGCATCCCCGCGATGCGCGTCTGCGCCCTGCGCTTCTCCAAGAGCGCGCGCCAgagcatcgtcgccgccggcggtgagTGCCTGACCTTCGACCAGCTCGCCATGATTGCTCCCACTGGCAAGAACACGTACCTGCTGCGTGGTCGCAAGTCTGGCCGCGAGTCGGTGCGCCACTTCGGCGCCTCTGGCGTGCCCGGCAGCCACTCGAAGCCTTACGCGACCAACCGCGGCAAGGAGACgaagcgcggccgccgcacggGCCGCTCGTACAAACGCAAGGCCTTCCGCCACGTCTAA
- a CDS encoding putative 40S ribosomal protein S12: MAEETVRVEVPAVEENVVVDVAPESLEDAVRIVIQKALEANGLVRGLSEVARTLDCKTAHMCILADDCEDEEYKKLVTALAKQGNIDLINVEEREKLAQWAGLVRRDVAGEVTKTLKCSSVAIRDFGERTKALDYLLSQLH; this comes from the coding sequence ATGGCTGAGGAAACCGTCCGTGTTGAAGTCCCTGCGGTAGAGGAGAACGTCGTGGTTGATGTCGCGCCGGAAAGCCTGGAGGATGCCGTCCGTATTGTGATCCAGAAGGCGCTCGAGGCCAATGGCCTCGTCCGCGGCCTCTCTGAGGTGGCCCGCACCCTGGACTGCAAGACGGCGCACATGTGCATTCTCGCTGATGACTGCGAGGATGAGGAGTACAAGAAGCTTGTCACCGCGCTCGCCAAGCAGGGCAACATCGATCTGATCAACGTCGAGGAGCGCGAGAAGCTCGCCCAGTGGGCCGGCCTCGTGCGCCGCGATGTGGCCGGTGAGGTGACCAAGACTCTCAAGTGCTCCTCTGTCGCCATTCGCGACTTCGGTGAGCGCACTAAGGCTCTGGACTACTTGCTGTCTCAGCTGCACTAA
- a CDS encoding actyltransferase-like protein: MASTANAGVDGLCPATRDAAAEVLWAKLDEVQKLLANKPDAKELFTKYTVFRSVVGEVKPVFTDSVRTRVKVFCEEPAFAVPEECDDFEPVSLHVVAYLNYTLFMEEMRELMVQARLLKSIGMEGSGLRFQRREQNIVAPDNEPRTGSSSKPSGQVPMHKPSYRPATLIPVGTLRMRRVSKASEAGKLAEVVAKMERVCVVKSARCFDAGRALMRAAEKIARDAFHVRWALTYAQLSSKDFYTKAGYTPKDGRACMDLHTPHVVMIKCLVDASM; this comes from the coding sequence ATGGCCTCCACTGCGAATGCCGGCGTGGATGGCTTGTGCCCCGCGACGcgggacgccgctgctgaggtgCTGTGGGCAAAGCTGGATGAGGTGCAGAAGCTACTCGCGAATAAGCCGGACGCGAAGGAGCTCTTCACCAAGTACACAGTGTTCCGCTCCGTGGTGGGCGAGGTGAAGCCCGTCTTCACCGACTCGGTGCGCACACGGGTGAAGGTGTTCTGCGAGGAGCCGGCCTTTGCCGTGCCAGAAGAATGCGACGACTTCGAGCCGGTCTCGCTGCACGTTGTGGCGTACTTAAACTACACGCTCTTTATGGAGGAGATGAGGGAGCTGATGGTGCaggcgcggctgctgaaGAGTATCGGGATGGAGGGCTCAGGGCTGCGGttccagcgccgcgagcaAAACATCGTCGCGCCGGACAACGAACCGCGCActggaagcagcagcaagccaTCTGGCCAGGTGCCAATGCACAAGCCGAGCTACCGCCCTGCGACACTCATCCCCGTTGGCACGCTGCGGATGCGTCGGGTCTCgaaggcgtcggaggcaggAAAGCTTGCGGAGGTGGTTGCCAAAAtggagcgcgtgtgcgttgtcAAGAGCGCTCGCTGCTTTGACGCCGGTCGGGCTTTGATGAGAGCAGCCGAGAAGATCGCCCGGGACGCTTTCCACGTCCGCTGGGCCCTTACATACGCGCAGCTGAGCTCCAAGGATTTTTATACCAAGGCCGGCTACACGCCAAAGGAcgggcgtgcgtgcatggaCTTGCATACGCCGCATGTTGTGATGATCAAGTGCTTGGTGGATGCCTCGATGTGA